A stretch of Sulfitobacter sp. THAF37 DNA encodes these proteins:
- a CDS encoding class II glutamine amidotransferase: MCRWAAWMGAPLFLSEIISAPDHSLIRQSRDATECKTAINADGFGLAWYDRRPAPGLYRDVYPAWSDPNLRSLAEQVQARLFMAHVRASTGTATSRNNCHPFVQGRWSFMHNGQVGGFERFRKSADMMIEDALYPHRKGATDSEALFLVACGLGIDTDPQAAMARSVARFEALSRAEGTGPHMRMAAALSDGHTLYALRYASDDLAPSLFYRWCADWQGWAVVSEPYDLDRTGWTEVPQGSFCRFTPEGCEITGFAPDGMARAA, translated from the coding sequence ATGTGCCGCTGGGCGGCCTGGATGGGCGCGCCATTGTTCCTGAGCGAGATCATTTCGGCGCCGGATCATTCCTTGATCCGCCAGTCGCGCGATGCCACCGAATGCAAGACCGCGATCAATGCGGATGGTTTCGGTCTGGCCTGGTACGACCGGCGGCCGGCGCCGGGGCTTTACCGCGATGTTTACCCCGCCTGGTCGGACCCGAACCTGCGGTCGCTGGCCGAACAGGTGCAGGCGCGGCTGTTCATGGCCCATGTGCGCGCCTCGACCGGAACGGCGACCAGCCGCAACAACTGTCACCCTTTCGTGCAGGGGCGGTGGAGTTTCATGCACAACGGCCAGGTCGGCGGGTTCGAACGGTTCCGCAAATCCGCCGACATGATGATCGAGGATGCGCTTTATCCGCACCGCAAGGGGGCCACGGACAGCGAGGCGCTGTTTCTGGTGGCCTGTGGACTGGGGATCGACACGGACCCACAGGCGGCCATGGCCCGCAGCGTGGCGCGCTTCGAGGCGCTGTCGCGTGCCGAAGGCACAGGCCCGCACATGCGCATGGCCGCGGCGCTGTCGGACGGGCATACGCTTTATGCCCTGCGCTATGCGTCTGACGATCTGGCGCCGTCGCTGTTCTATCGCTGGTGCGCGGACTGGCAGGGCTGGGCCGTCGTCTCCGAACCTTATGACCTGGATCGGACAGGCTGGACAGAGGTGCCTCAGGGCAGTTTCTGCCGGTTCACGCCTGAGGGGTGCGAGATCACCGGGTTCGCACCTGACGGGATGGCACGCGCCGCCTGA
- a CDS encoding Lrp/AsnC family transcriptional regulator — MSETDHIDRRILIELQRDAEQSLESLGAAVGLSRNACWRRIRQMEQDGIIRGRVALLNAARLGLPLTVFIQVRTNAHAPDWLDRFSAATRALPEIMGVYRMSGDLDYLIRAQVRDMADYDRLYQSLIRKVPLSDVSASFVMEEIKETTALPL, encoded by the coding sequence ATGAGTGAAACTGACCACATAGACCGCCGCATTCTGATCGAATTGCAACGCGATGCAGAGCAATCGCTTGAATCGCTCGGTGCCGCCGTGGGCCTGTCGCGCAACGCCTGCTGGCGGCGCATCCGCCAGATGGAACAGGACGGCATCATCCGGGGCCGCGTCGCGCTCTTGAATGCGGCGCGCCTGGGCCTGCCGCTGACCGTCTTTATCCAGGTTCGCACCAATGCCCATGCCCCCGACTGGCTGGATCGGTTCTCTGCCGCGACCCGCGCCCTGCCCGAGATCATGGGCGTCTATCGCATGTCCGGCGATCTGGACTATTTGATCCGGGCACAGGTAAGGGATATGGCGGACTACGACAGGCTGTATCAAAGCCTGATCCGCAAAGTTCCGCTGTCAGACGTATCTGCCAGCTTCGTGATGGAAGAGATCAAGGAAACCACCGCCCTGCCCCTGTGA
- the recA gene encoding recombinase RecA produces MATADLLTMDNKKSAEKQKALDSALAQIERQFGKGSIMKLGAEGAIQDIKASSTGSLGLDIALGIGGLPMGRIIEIYGPESSGKTTLTLHCVAEQQKAGGVCAFVDAEHALDPQYARKLGVDIDELLISQPDTGEQALEITDTLVRSGAVNMVIVDSVAALTPKSELEGDMGDSSVGVQARLMSQAMRKLTGSISRSNCMVIFINQIRMKIGVMFGSPETTTGGNALKFYSSVRLDIRRIGALKDRDEVVGNATRVKVVKNKVAPPFKQVEFDIMYGEGISKMGELLDLGVKAGVVEKSGSWFSYGDERIGQGRENAKTFLKDNGAMAMEIEDKIRAAHGLDFNGTEDNDGDILEA; encoded by the coding sequence ATGGCAACGGCAGATTTATTGACAATGGACAATAAGAAATCAGCGGAAAAGCAAAAGGCGCTGGACAGCGCACTTGCGCAGATCGAACGGCAGTTCGGCAAGGGCTCCATCATGAAGCTCGGTGCCGAAGGGGCGATCCAGGACATCAAGGCGAGTTCCACAGGGTCGCTGGGGCTGGACATCGCCCTGGGCATCGGCGGCCTGCCGATGGGCCGCATCATCGAGATCTACGGCCCCGAATCCTCGGGCAAGACCACGCTGACCCTGCATTGCGTGGCCGAACAGCAAAAGGCCGGCGGCGTCTGCGCCTTCGTCGATGCGGAACACGCACTCGATCCGCAATACGCCCGCAAGCTGGGCGTCGACATCGACGAGCTGCTGATCTCGCAGCCCGACACCGGCGAACAGGCGCTGGAAATCACCGACACGCTCGTGCGCTCGGGGGCGGTCAACATGGTGATCGTCGACTCGGTCGCGGCGCTCACGCCGAAGTCCGAGCTTGAGGGCGATATGGGCGACAGCTCCGTCGGGGTGCAGGCCCGTCTGATGAGTCAGGCGATGCGCAAGCTGACCGGCTCCATCAGTCGCTCCAACTGCATGGTGATCTTCATCAACCAGATCCGGATGAAGATCGGCGTCATGTTCGGCTCTCCCGAGACGACGACCGGCGGTAACGCGCTCAAGTTCTATTCGTCCGTCCGGCTGGACATCCGCCGCATCGGCGCGCTGAAGGACCGCGACGAGGTGGTCGGCAACGCAACCCGCGTGAAGGTGGTCAAGAACAAGGTCGCGCCGCCCTTCAAGCAGGTGGAATTCGACATCATGTACGGCGAAGGCATCTCCAAGATGGGCGAACTGCTGGATCTCGGTGTCAAGGCCGGTGTGGTCGAGAAGTCCGGTTCGTGGTTCTCCTATGGCGACGAACGGATCGGCCAGGGCCGCGAAAACGCCAAGACCTTCCTCAAGGACAATGGCGCGATGGCGATGGAGATCGAAGACAAGATCCGCGCGGCGCATGGGCTGGATTTCAACGGCACCGAAGACAACGACGGCGACATTCTGGAGGCCTGA
- the alaS gene encoding alanine--tRNA ligase, with protein MKTLNEIRSSFLSYFDKNGHRVVPSSPLVPRNDPTLMFTAAGMVQFKNLFTGVETRDYSRAVTAQKCVRAGGKHNDLDNVGYTARHHTFFEMLGNFSFGDYFKSEAIPLAWDLLTKVFGIDEKRLLVTVYHTDEEAVDIWKKHAGLSDDRIIRIATDDNFWSAGPTGPCGPCTEIFYDHGDHIWGGPPGSPEEDGDRFVEIWNLVFMQYEQFEDGTRRDLPNQSIDTGMGIERVAALLQGTNDNYATDLMRSLIEASATASNTDPDGPGRTHHRVIADHLRSTSFLMADGVMPSNDGRGYVLRRIMRRAMRHAHLLGVQDPLMHRLVPALVQQMGAAYPELGQAQSLITETLLNEETRFKQTLDRGLRLLEDEVNGLDEGANLSGQAAFKLYDTYGFPLDLTQDALREQGRAVDIEGFDAAMAEQKAKARAAWAGSGEAADATVWFDVAERHGPTEFLGYETESAEGQIKALVMGGVLTEMAKQGDSIQVAFNQTPFYAEAGGQVGDTGTIRTGTGEITITDTRKAAGVFAHFGKVTQGEVKVGQAAVLEVDHARRAAIRANHSATHLLHEALRGALGDHVAQRGSLNAPDRLRFDFSHAKALSAAELTRVEAEVNDYIRQNAAVDTRIMTPDDARALGAQALFGEKYGDEVRVVSMGRQEGSGKGTDSNTYSLELCGGTHVRQTGDIGAFVLLGDSASSAGVRRIEALTGAEALSWLRAQQTALSRTAEALKSTPADVPDRVRALMEERRSLSNEVAQLRRELAMSGGGATPPDVREVGGIRFVAQVLTGVTGKDLPSLVDDHKARLGSGAVLLIADTGGKAAVAGGVTQDLTDRLSAVDIVRAAVAELGGKGGGGRPDMAQGGGAGTDNAEAAIAAAETVLKG; from the coding sequence ATGAAGACCCTGAACGAAATCCGATCCAGCTTTTTGTCCTATTTCGACAAGAACGGTCACCGGGTTGTCCCCTCCAGCCCGCTTGTCCCGCGCAACGATCCGACGCTGATGTTCACCGCAGCGGGCATGGTGCAGTTCAAGAACCTCTTTACCGGGGTCGAGACCCGCGATTACAGCCGCGCCGTGACCGCGCAGAAATGTGTGCGGGCCGGGGGCAAGCACAACGATCTGGACAACGTGGGGTATACCGCGCGCCACCACACGTTCTTCGAGATGCTGGGAAATTTCAGCTTCGGCGATTACTTCAAGTCCGAGGCGATTCCCCTGGCTTGGGATCTGCTGACCAAGGTTTTCGGCATCGACGAAAAACGCCTGCTGGTGACGGTCTATCACACCGATGAAGAGGCGGTGGATATCTGGAAGAAACATGCGGGCCTGTCGGACGACCGGATCATCCGCATCGCCACCGATGACAATTTCTGGTCCGCGGGCCCGACCGGCCCCTGCGGCCCCTGTACCGAGATTTTCTACGATCACGGGGATCACATCTGGGGCGGCCCTCCGGGCAGCCCGGAAGAGGACGGCGACCGGTTTGTCGAAATCTGGAACCTCGTCTTCATGCAATACGAACAGTTCGAAGACGGCACCCGGCGGGATCTGCCGAACCAGTCGATCGACACCGGCATGGGCATCGAAAGGGTCGCGGCCCTGCTGCAGGGCACAAACGACAACTACGCCACCGACCTGATGCGCAGCCTGATCGAAGCCTCCGCGACGGCGTCGAACACGGACCCCGACGGTCCGGGCAGGACCCACCACAGGGTGATCGCGGACCATCTGCGGTCGACCTCCTTTCTGATGGCGGACGGGGTGATGCCGTCCAACGACGGGCGCGGCTATGTGCTGCGCCGGATCATGCGGCGCGCGATGCGCCATGCGCATCTGCTGGGCGTGCAGGACCCCTTGATGCACCGGCTGGTGCCCGCGCTGGTTCAGCAGATGGGCGCGGCCTATCCGGAACTGGGCCAGGCGCAATCGCTGATCACCGAAACCCTGCTGAACGAAGAGACCCGTTTCAAGCAGACGCTGGATCGAGGGCTGCGCCTGCTGGAGGACGAGGTGAACGGTCTGGACGAGGGCGCGAACCTGTCGGGGCAGGCGGCCTTCAAGCTTTACGACACCTATGGGTTTCCGCTGGACCTGACGCAGGACGCCCTGCGCGAACAGGGCCGGGCCGTGGACATCGAAGGTTTCGACGCCGCCATGGCCGAGCAGAAGGCGAAGGCCCGCGCAGCCTGGGCCGGGTCGGGCGAGGCGGCGGATGCCACCGTCTGGTTCGACGTCGCCGAAAGACACGGCCCCACGGAGTTCCTGGGCTACGAAACCGAAAGCGCGGAAGGCCAGATCAAGGCGCTGGTGATGGGCGGCGTTCTGACCGAAATGGCAAAGCAGGGCGACAGCATACAGGTCGCCTTCAACCAGACGCCGTTCTACGCCGAAGCCGGCGGTCAGGTCGGTGACACCGGCACCATCCGCACCGGAACGGGCGAGATCACCATCACCGACACCCGCAAGGCGGCCGGGGTCTTTGCGCATTTCGGCAAGGTGACGCAGGGCGAGGTCAAGGTTGGCCAGGCCGCCGTGCTGGAGGTGGACCACGCCCGACGGGCTGCCATCCGGGCCAATCACTCCGCCACCCACCTGCTGCACGAGGCGCTGCGCGGGGCCCTGGGGGATCACGTGGCACAGCGCGGATCGCTCAACGCACCGGACCGGCTGCGCTTTGACTTCAGCCATGCCAAGGCGCTGTCGGCGGCGGAACTGACCCGGGTCGAAGCCGAGGTGAACGACTACATCCGCCAAAACGCGGCGGTGGACACCCGGATCATGACGCCCGACGACGCCCGTGCCCTGGGGGCGCAGGCCCTGTTCGGAGAGAAATACGGCGACGAGGTACGCGTGGTGTCGATGGGCCGGCAAGAGGGGTCGGGCAAGGGCACCGACAGCAACACCTATTCGCTGGAATTGTGCGGCGGGACCCATGTGCGCCAGACCGGGGACATCGGTGCGTTTGTGCTTCTGGGCGACAGCGCCAGCAGCGCGGGGGTGCGCCGGATCGAAGCCTTGACCGGTGCGGAGGCGCTGTCCTGGCTGCGTGCGCAGCAGACCGCCTTGTCGCGTACCGCGGAGGCGCTCAAATCGACGCCTGCGGATGTGCCCGACCGGGTGCGGGCGCTGATGGAGGAACGCCGCAGCCTCAGCAACGAGGTGGCGCAGCTGCGGCGCGAACTGGCCATGTCCGGCGGCGGTGCCACGCCACCCGACGTGCGCGAGGTGGGCGGCATCCGCTTCGTGGCCCAGGTCCTCACCGGCGTGACCGGCAAGGACCTGCCGTCGCTGGTGGATGACCACAAGGCCCGGCTCGGCTCCGGCGCCGTCCTGCTCATCGCCGACACCGGGGGCAAGGCTGCCGTGGCCGGTGGCGTCACCCAGGACCTGACGGATCGTCTCTCGGCGGTGGACATCGTCCGCGCGGCAGTGGCCGAACTGGGCGGCAAGGGCGGCGGCGGCCGTCCTGACATGGCCCAGGGCGGGGGTGCCGGCACCGACAACGCCGAGGCCGCCATCGCGGCCGCAGAAACCGTACTGAAAGGATAG
- a CDS encoding ATP-binding protein: MMTLGLLSAGGTLAVIGCVMLARATVQSARPIAATDSADSFIAHDTIASFIAEQDGLIHTANRAAHRLLQQDSFTTLGAALSETFANPAGILYRLQSRADATGSAQEDVATRAGQLRLSVFAISANRFVWRLEQLGARAAPVRAGQEGVQLPMLMLGRSDVVLFTNDAARRLLGGRVKTLDRVFTDLPPVSGALAKVSCAEGTRDMLVSVVDAGAGRRALYLLPPPEAGVQGQVQGWQAFQDLPVPMIRLAPDGAVRSFNRMAATLVGAKLAEGVNIAQLMEGLGRPIGNWLSDTLSNRVVQKSEFLRLTRTDRERFVQVVLNRIMEDGEASLIAVLHDATELKSLEAQFVQSQKMQAIGQLAGGVAHDFNNLLTAISGHCDLLLLRHDQGDADYGDLVQINQNANRAAGLVRQLLAFSRKQTLRPETLDLRDTLADLTHLLNRLVGEKVTLTLSHDPVLRPIRADKRQLEQVLMNLVVNARDAMPAGGEIRIVTECITLTEPLMRDRVHVPAGDYVTVEVIDNGQGIPADKVPKVFEPFFTTKRTGEGTDLGLSTAYGIVKQTGGFIFVDSQPGTGTTFILYFPVQETKDEAPPRPDTSAGTHAPASSDGVILLVEDEAPVRAFASRALRMRGFTVLEAESAEAALKTLEDRDLNVDVFVTDVVMPGMDGPSWVREALKERPGVRVVFVSGYAEDSFGEEQKQIPNSVFLPKPFSLTELTEMVNKQMH; the protein is encoded by the coding sequence ATGATGACGCTGGGGCTGCTTTCTGCGGGGGGGACATTGGCCGTGATCGGCTGTGTGATGCTGGCGCGGGCGACGGTTCAATCGGCGCGCCCGATCGCGGCCACCGACAGCGCGGACAGCTTTATCGCCCATGATACCATCGCTTCTTTCATCGCTGAACAGGATGGGCTGATCCATACCGCCAACCGCGCGGCCCATCGCCTGCTGCAGCAGGACAGCTTCACCACTCTGGGCGCGGCGCTGTCCGAGACTTTCGCGAACCCCGCCGGTATTCTCTACCGCCTGCAATCGCGGGCCGATGCCACCGGTTCGGCCCAGGAAGACGTGGCAACGCGCGCGGGCCAACTGCGGTTGTCGGTCTTTGCCATTTCCGCGAACCGCTTTGTCTGGCGGCTGGAACAGCTGGGCGCGCGGGCGGCCCCGGTGCGCGCGGGGCAGGAGGGGGTGCAACTGCCGATGCTCATGCTGGGGCGGAGCGACGTGGTGCTGTTCACCAACGATGCCGCGCGGCGTCTGCTGGGCGGGCGGGTCAAGACGCTCGACCGGGTGTTCACCGATCTGCCGCCGGTGTCCGGTGCGCTGGCAAAGGTGTCCTGCGCCGAAGGCACCCGCGACATGTTGGTGTCGGTGGTCGATGCCGGGGCGGGGCGTCGGGCACTCTACCTGCTGCCTCCGCCCGAGGCGGGCGTGCAGGGGCAGGTTCAGGGCTGGCAGGCCTTTCAGGACCTGCCGGTGCCCATGATCCGGCTTGCGCCCGACGGGGCGGTGCGGTCCTTCAACCGGATGGCCGCCACCCTGGTCGGCGCGAAACTGGCCGAAGGGGTCAACATCGCGCAGCTGATGGAGGGGCTGGGCAGGCCCATCGGGAACTGGCTCAGCGATACGCTGTCCAACCGGGTGGTGCAGAAGTCCGAGTTTCTGCGGCTTACCCGCACCGACAGGGAGCGGTTCGTGCAGGTGGTGCTGAACCGGATCATGGAGGACGGCGAAGCGTCGCTGATCGCGGTCCTGCACGACGCGACAGAGCTGAAATCCCTGGAGGCGCAATTCGTGCAGAGCCAGAAGATGCAGGCCATCGGCCAGCTGGCCGGTGGTGTCGCGCATGATTTCAACAACCTGCTCACGGCCATTTCCGGCCATTGCGACCTGCTGCTGTTGCGCCATGATCAGGGCGATGCCGACTACGGCGATCTGGTCCAGATCAACCAGAACGCCAATCGCGCCGCGGGTCTGGTCCGTCAGCTTCTGGCGTTTTCGCGCAAGCAGACCCTGCGCCCCGAAACGCTGGACCTGCGGGACACGCTGGCGGATCTGACGCATCTGCTGAACCGCCTGGTGGGCGAGAAGGTGACGCTGACCCTCAGCCACGATCCGGTGCTGCGCCCGATCCGCGCGGACAAGCGACAGCTTGAACAGGTGCTGATGAACCTGGTGGTCAACGCCCGCGACGCCATGCCGGCGGGCGGCGAGATCAGGATCGTCACCGAATGTATCACCCTGACCGAACCCTTGATGCGGGACCGTGTGCATGTGCCCGCCGGCGACTATGTCACGGTAGAGGTGATCGACAACGGGCAGGGCATCCCGGCGGACAAGGTGCCCAAGGTGTTCGAACCCTTCTTCACGACCAAACGCACGGGGGAGGGGACAGATCTGGGCCTGTCCACCGCCTATGGCATCGTGAAGCAGACCGGTGGCTTTATCTTTGTCGATTCGCAGCCCGGCACCGGCACCACGTTCATCCTGTATTTCCCGGTGCAGGAGACGAAGGACGAAGCGCCCCCGCGCCCGGACACCTCTGCCGGAACGCATGCCCCGGCGTCATCGGACGGTGTGATACTGCTGGTGGAGGACGAAGCCCCGGTGCGTGCCTTTGCCAGCCGCGCGCTGCGCATGCGCGGATTTACGGTGCTGGAAGCGGAATCGGCGGAAGCCGCGCTGAAAACGCTGGAAGACCGCGACCTGAACGTCGATGTCTTTGTCACCGATGTGGTGATGCCGGGAATGGACGGTCCCAGCTGGGTGCGCGAGGCGCTCAAGGAGCGGCCCGGCGTGCGCGTGGTCTTTGTCTCAGGTTATGCCGAAGACAGCTTTGGAGAGGAGCAAAAACAAATCCCGAATTCGGTGTTTTTGCCGAAACCGTTCTCACTCACGGAACTGACCGAGATGGTGAACAAGCAGATGCACTGA
- a CDS encoding multidrug efflux SMR transporter: MPLHYVWLFIAILTETLGTTALQASQQFTRLWPSVGVVLFYGASFYFMAMALKVMPVGIVYAIWSGLGIVLIAGIGFFLFGQRLDLPAIVGLALIIAGILVIHLFSAAETHAALDPAVKQHETL, translated from the coding sequence ATGCCGCTGCACTATGTCTGGCTGTTCATTGCCATCCTGACCGAAACTCTGGGAACCACCGCGCTGCAAGCCAGCCAACAGTTCACGCGTCTGTGGCCGTCGGTCGGTGTGGTGCTGTTTTACGGTGCGTCATTCTATTTCATGGCCATGGCGCTCAAGGTGATGCCGGTTGGCATCGTCTACGCGATCTGGTCCGGGCTGGGGATCGTGCTGATCGCGGGCATCGGTTTTTTCCTGTTCGGCCAGAGGCTTGACCTGCCCGCAATCGTGGGGCTGGCGCTGATCATCGCGGGGATTCTGGTGATCCACCTGTTTTCCGCAGCCGAGACACACGCGGCTCTGGACCCGGCGGTAAAACAGCACGAAACGCTTTAG
- the typA gene encoding translational GTPase TypA, protein MDLRNIAIIAHVDHGKTTLVDELLKQSGTYRENQATTERAMDSNDLERERGITIFAKPTSVEWKGTRINIVDTPGHADFGGEVERILSMVDGVVLLVDAAEGPMPQTKFVTSKALKLGLRPIVVINKVDKPDGEPDRALDEVFDLFANLDASEEQLDFPAMYASGRAGWADHSLDGPRKGLDALFELILDHVPAPKQTADIDKPFTMLATTLGADPFLGRMLTGRVETGSLKAGQTIKAMSRDGKLIENFRCTKILAYRGLEQTAIDVAEAGDIVSIAGMAKATVADTLADQSVTEAIPAQPIDPPTITVTFGINDSPLAGRDGKKVQSRVIRERLMKEAESNVAIKISDTPGGEAFEVAGRGELQMGVLIENMRREGFELSISRPQVLFRDIDGERHEPIEEATIDVDDEYSGAVIEKITGARRGELVEMKPAGAGKTRIVAHVPSRGLIGYHGEFLTDTRGTGVLNRVFHGWAPHKGPIPGRRAGVLISMENGTSVAYALWNLEERGKMMIGAQADVYTGMIIGEHSRENDLEVNPLKGKKLTNVRASGTDEAVRLTTPITLSLEEAIAYIDDDELVEVTPNAIRLRKRFLDPHERKRMAKSA, encoded by the coding sequence ATGGATCTGCGCAACATCGCAATCATCGCCCACGTCGACCACGGCAAGACAACGCTGGTGGACGAACTGCTCAAGCAATCGGGCACCTACCGCGAAAACCAGGCGACCACCGAACGCGCCATGGACAGCAACGATCTGGAACGCGAACGCGGCATCACGATCTTTGCCAAGCCGACCTCGGTCGAATGGAAGGGCACGCGGATCAACATCGTCGACACCCCCGGCCACGCCGACTTCGGCGGCGAGGTGGAGCGCATCCTGTCCATGGTCGACGGTGTGGTCCTGCTGGTGGATGCCGCGGAAGGCCCGATGCCGCAGACCAAATTCGTGACCTCCAAGGCGCTGAAACTGGGCCTGCGGCCCATCGTGGTGATCAACAAGGTCGACAAGCCCGACGGCGAACCCGACCGCGCGCTGGACGAGGTGTTCGACCTGTTCGCCAACCTCGACGCCAGCGAAGAGCAGCTTGATTTCCCCGCCATGTATGCGTCGGGCCGCGCAGGCTGGGCCGATCACAGCCTGGACGGGCCGCGCAAGGGGCTGGATGCGCTGTTCGAGCTGATCCTCGACCATGTCCCGGCACCGAAACAGACGGCGGATATCGACAAACCCTTTACCATGCTGGCCACAACGCTGGGCGCCGACCCGTTCCTGGGCCGGATGCTGACGGGCCGGGTCGAAACCGGCAGCCTGAAGGCGGGCCAGACGATCAAGGCGATGTCGCGCGATGGCAAGTTGATCGAGAATTTCCGCTGTACCAAGATCCTCGCCTATCGCGGGCTGGAACAGACGGCGATCGACGTGGCCGAAGCAGGCGATATCGTTTCCATCGCTGGCATGGCCAAGGCCACCGTGGCCGACACGCTCGCCGACCAGTCCGTGACCGAGGCGATCCCGGCGCAGCCCATCGACCCGCCGACGATCACCGTGACCTTCGGCATCAACGATTCGCCCCTTGCCGGGCGTGATGGCAAGAAGGTGCAGTCCCGCGTCATCCGCGAGCGCCTGATGAAGGAAGCCGAGAGCAACGTGGCCATCAAGATCAGCGACACGCCGGGCGGCGAGGCCTTCGAAGTTGCGGGACGCGGTGAATTGCAGATGGGGGTTCTGATCGAAAACATGCGCCGCGAAGGGTTCGAACTGTCGATCTCGCGGCCCCAGGTGCTGTTCCGGGACATCGACGGCGAGCGGCACGAGCCGATCGAGGAAGCCACCATCGACGTGGACGACGAATATTCGGGTGCCGTGATTGAAAAGATCACCGGCGCGCGGCGCGGTGAACTGGTCGAGATGAAACCGGCGGGCGCGGGCAAAACCCGCATCGTCGCCCATGTGCCCTCGCGCGGGCTGATCGGGTACCACGGCGAATTCCTGACCGACACGCGCGGCACCGGCGTGTTGAACCGCGTGTTCCACGGCTGGGCGCCGCACAAGGGGCCGATCCCGGGCCGCCGCGCGGGCGTCCTGATCTCGATGGAGAACGGTACATCCGTCGCCTATGCCCTGTGGAACCTCGAAGAGCGCGGCAAGATGATGATCGGCGCGCAGGCCGACGTCTATACCGGTATGATCATCGGCGAGCATTCGCGCGAGAACGATCTGGAAGTGAACCCGCTGAAGGGCAAGAAGCTGACCAACGTGCGCGCCTCGGGCACGGACGAGGCGGTGCGCCTGACGACACCGATCACCCTCTCTCTGGAAGAGGCGATTGCCTATATCGACGATGACGAGCTGGTCGAAGTCACCCCGAACGCGATCCGGCTGCGCAAGCGGTTCCTGGATCCGCATGAACGCAAGCGGATGGCCAAGTCCGCCTGA
- a CDS encoding DUF6356 family protein: MITRVFLDHPAKVDETFFEHMMFALRFSGLLFAAAGAALVHALIPCLFEKTASGIIARLYARTHNRGQ, from the coding sequence ATGATCACGCGCGTATTCCTGGACCATCCGGCCAAGGTCGATGAAACCTTCTTCGAGCACATGATGTTCGCGCTGCGGTTTTCGGGGTTGCTGTTCGCGGCGGCCGGCGCGGCGTTGGTGCATGCGCTTATCCCTTGCCTGTTCGAGAAGACGGCGAGCGGCATCATCGCCCGGCTATACGCCCGTACCCATAATCGGGGGCAGTAA
- a CDS encoding DUF1330 domain-containing protein has product MAALWIAHVTVTDEEAYGKYAKLAGPAIAAHGGSFLARGGRFVQLEGKERARNVVARFPSVEAAEECYHSEAYQEALNHARGASERELLIVETTE; this is encoded by the coding sequence ATGGCCGCACTCTGGATCGCCCATGTCACCGTCACCGACGAAGAAGCCTACGGCAAATACGCCAAGCTCGCCGGTCCCGCCATCGCCGCACATGGCGGCAGCTTCCTCGCGCGGGGGGGCCGTTTCGTCCAGCTCGAAGGCAAGGAGCGGGCCCGCAACGTGGTGGCGCGCTTCCCCTCGGTCGAGGCGGCGGAAGAATGTTATCACTCGGAAGCTTACCAGGAGGCGCTCAATCACGCGCGCGGCGCATCCGAACGCGAGCTTCTGATCGTCGAGACAACCGAATAA
- a CDS encoding gamma-glutamyl kinase → MLVFYKERLAFLSVPKTGTTAYESALAARADMVISDPPMLKHAPVYRYNRFIRPMFERVCGAELEVMAVMREPVSWLGSWYRYRQRPFMEGKPNATHGISFDEFVLAYMKGDKPGFADVGSQVQFMKAQPNGTGVTHYFRYEDQPRLKSFLEDRLDIQIELARENVSPAMELTLSPGVAERFRRKCADEFELYASIP, encoded by the coding sequence ATGCTTGTTTTCTATAAAGAACGCCTCGCCTTTCTGTCGGTGCCCAAGACCGGGACCACCGCCTACGAAAGCGCGCTCGCGGCGCGGGCGGACATGGTGATCTCGGATCCGCCGATGCTGAAACACGCGCCGGTCTATCGCTACAACCGGTTCATCCGGCCGATGTTCGAACGTGTCTGCGGCGCCGAGCTGGAGGTGATGGCGGTCATGCGCGAGCCGGTCTCCTGGCTGGGCAGCTGGTACCGCTACCGGCAGCGTCCTTTCATGGAGGGCAAGCCAAATGCGACCCATGGAATCAGTTTCGACGAATTCGTGCTCGCCTACATGAAGGGCGACAAACCCGGCTTTGCCGATGTGGGCAGTCAGGTCCAGTTCATGAAGGCCCAGCCCAACGGGACGGGCGTGACCCATTATTTCCGGTACGAGGATCAACCCAGGCTCAAGTCCTTTCTCGAAGACCGGCTCGATATTCAAATCGAACTTGCGCGGGAAAATGTCTCTCCGGCGATGGAATTGACCCTGTCGCCGGGGGTGGCGGAGCGGTTTCGCCGCAAATGCGCGGATGAGTTCGAACTTTACGCGTCGATTCCCTGA